Proteins found in one Orcinus orca chromosome 11, mOrcOrc1.1, whole genome shotgun sequence genomic segment:
- the TCF20 gene encoding transcription factor 20 isoform X1, whose amino-acid sequence MKETVSPGQEREAAGKRTWKAPQAAWPLPGEMLEGCWPAAVLLNSMQSFREQSSYHGNQQSYPQEVHGSSRIEEFSPRQAQMFQNFGGAGGSSGGSGSSSGGGRRGTAAAAAAAAMASETSGHQGYQGFRKEAGDFYYMAGSKDPVAAGTPQPAQRRPSGPVQSYGPPQGSSFGNQYGSEGHVGQFQAQHSALGGVSHYQQDYTGPFSPGSAQYQQQPSSQQQQQVQQLRQQLYQSHQPLPQATGQPASGSSHMQPMQRPSTLPASATGYQLRVGQFGQHYQSSATTSSSFPSPQRFSQSGQSYDGSYSVNAGSQYEGHNVGSNAQAYGTQSNYSYQPQSMKNFEQTKIPQGTQQGQQQQQQQQQQQQQQQQQQHPQHVMQYTNTATKLPLQSQVGQYSQPEVPVRSPMQFHQNFSPISNPSPAASVVQSPSCSSTPSPLMQSGENLQCGQGNVPMGSRNRILQLMPQLSPTPSMMPSPNSHAAGFKGFGLEGVPEKRLTDPGLSSLSALSTQVANLPNTVQHMLLSDALTPQKKTSKRPSSSSKKADSCTNSEGSSQAEEQLKSPMAESLDGGCSSSSEDQGERVRQLSGQSTSSDTTYKGGASEKAGSSPAQVTQNEAPRLSASPVAREETASPGAKDMPLSSEGNPKVSEKTVGVIVSREAMTSRVEKPGGQEKGSQEDGPAATQRPPSTGGGKETSHASLPQPEPPGGGNKGNKNGDNNSNHNGEGNGQSGHSTGGSGFIGRTEPSKSPGSLRYSYKDSFGPAVPRNVSGFPQFPTGQDKGDFTGHGERKGRNEKFPSLLQEVLQGYHHHPDRRYSRSTQEHQGMAGGLEGATRPNVLVSQTNELASRGLLNKSIGSLLENPHWGPWERKSSGSAPEMKQINLADYPVPRKFEIEPQSSAHEPGGSLSERRSVICDISPLRQIVRDPGAHSLGHMGADTRLGRNERLNPSLSQSVILPGGLVSMETKLKSQSGQIKEEDFEQSKPQASFNNKKSGDHCHPASIKHESYRGNASPGAATHDSISDYGPQDGRPTPMRRVPGRVGGREGMRGRSPSQYHDFSEKLKMSPGRSRGPGGDPHHINPHMTFSERANRSSLHTPFSPNSESLASAYHTNTRAHAYGDPNAGLNSQLHYKRQMYQQQQEEYKDWSSSSAQGVIAAAQHRQEGPRKSPRQQQFLDRVRSPLKNDKDGMMYGPPMGTYHDPSGQDGGRCLMSSDGLSNKGIELKHGSQKLQQESCWDLSRQTSPAKSGGPPGMSSQKRYGPPHETDGHGLAESTQSSKPSNVMLRLPGQEDHSSQNPLIMRRRVRSFISPIPSKRQSQDVKNSNAEDKGRLLHPSKEGADKAFNSYAHLSHSQEIKSIPKRESSKDLPSPDGRNCPAVTLTSPAKTKILPPRKGRGLKLEAIVQKITSPNIRRSASSNSAEAGGDTVTLDDILSLKSGPPEGGSGAVQDAEMEKRKGEVVSDLVCPTNQELSVEKPLARSSEEWRGSGDDKVKTETHPDTATAGKEPPGAMTSATSQKPGSNQGRPDGSLGGTAPLIFPDSKNVPPAGSLAPEANPKAEEKENDTVTISPKQEGFPPKGYFPSGKKKGRPIGSVNKQKKQQQPPPPPPQPPQIPEGSADGEPKPKKQRQRRERRKPGAQPRKRKTKQAVPIVEPQEPEIKLKYATQPLDKTDAKNKSFFPYIHVVNKCELGAVCTIINAEEEEQTKLVRGRKGQRSLTPPPSSTESKVLPASSFMLQGPVVTESSVMGHLVCCLCGKWASYRNMGDLFGPFYPQDYAATLPKNPPPKRATEMQSKVKVRHKSASNGSKTDTEEEEEQQQQKEQRSLAAHPRFKRRHRSEDCGGGPRSLSRGLPCKKATTEGSSEKTVLDSKPSVPTTSEGGPELELQIPELPLDSNEFWVHEGCILWANGIYLVCGRLYGLQEALEIAREMKCSHCQEAGATLGCYNKGCSFRYHYPCAIDADCLLHEENFSVRCPKHKPPLPCPLPALQNKTAKGSLSTEQSERG is encoded by the coding sequence gAGGGCTGTTGGCCTGCTGCAGTGCTGCTGAACAGTATGCAGTCCTTCCGGGAGCAAAGCAGTTACCACGGAAACCAGCAGAGCTACCCACAGGAGGTACACGGCTCATCCCGGATAGAAGAGTTCAGCCCTCGCCAGGCCCAGATGTTCCAGAATTTTGGGGGTGCAGGTGGCAGTagtggtggcagtggcagcagcagtggTGGTGGACGACGAGGAACAGCGGCTGCTGCTGCAGCAGCGGCAATGGCTAGCGAAACCTCCGGCCATCAGGGCTACCAGGGTTTCAGGAAAGAGGCTGGAGACTTTTACTACATGGCAGGCAGCAAAGACCCCGTGGCAGCCGGAACCCCGCAGCCTGCTCAGCGAAGGCCTTCTGGGCCTGTGCAGAGCTATGGACCCCCCCAGGGGAGCAGCTTTGGCAATCAGTATGGGAGTGAGGGTCATGTGGGCCAGTTTCAAGCACAGCACTCTGCCCTTGGTGGCGTGTCTCATTATCAGCAGGATTACACGGGACCTTTCTCTCCAGGGAGCGCTCAGTACCAGCAGCAGCCTTCCAGCCAACAGCAGCAGCAAGTGCAGCAGTTGAGACAGCAGCTTTACCAGTCCCATCAGCCTCTGCCGCAGGCCACTGGCCAGCCAGCGTCCGGCTCATCCCACATGCAGCCGATGCAGCGGCCCTCAActctgccagcctctgccactggtTACCAGTTAAGAGTGGGTCAGTTTGGCCAACACTACCAGTCTTCTGCCAcgacctcctcctccttcccttcaccACAACGCTTCAGCCAGTCTGGACAGAGCTATGATGGCAGTTACAGTGTGAATGCTGGATCCCAGTACGAAGGACATAATGTGGGTTCTAATGCACAGGCTTACGGAACACAATCGAATTACAGCTATCAGCCTCAATCTATGAAGAATTTTGAACAGACGAAGATTCCACAAGGGACCCAgcaggggcagcagcagcagcagcaacagcagcagcagcagcagcagcagcagcagcagcagcatccgCAGCATGTGATGCAGTATACCAACACTGCCACCAAGCTGCCGCTGCAAAGCCAGGTGGGGCAGTACAGCCAGCCCGAGGTTCCTGTGAGGTCCCCCATGCAGTTTCACCAGAACTTCAGCCCCATTTCTAACCCTTCCCCGGCTGCCTCTGTGGTTCAGTCTCCAAGCTGTAGCTCTACCCCATCTCCTCTTATGCAGAGTGGGGAGAATCTCCAGTGTGGGCAAGGCAATGTGCCGATGGGTTCCAGAAACAGAATTCTACAGTTAATGCCTCAACTCAGCCCAACCCCATCAATGATGCCCAGTCCTAATTCTCATGCTGCAGGCTTCAAAGGGTTTGGACTAGAAGGGGTGCCAGAAAAGCGGCTGACAGATCCTGGGTTGAGTAGTTTGAGTGCCCTGAGTACGCAAGTGGCCAATCTTCCTAATACTGTTCAACACATGCTACTTTCGGATGCACTGACACCTCAGAAGAAGACCTCCAAGAGGCCTTCTTCATCTTCTAAGAAAGCAGACAGCTGCACAAACTCCGAAGGCTCCTCACAGGCTGAAGAACAACTGAAGTCCCCTATGGCAGAGTCGCTGGATGGAGGCTGCTCCAGCAGTTCCGAGGATCAAGGTGAGAGGGTGAGGCAGCTAAGTGGCCAGAGCACCAGTTCTGACACCACCTACAAGGGTGGAGCCTCAGAGAAAGCAGGCTCCTCACCAGCACAAGTCACTCAGAATGAAGCCCCCAGACTCAGTGCCAGTCCTGTAGCCAGAGAAGAGACCGCCTCACCAGGTGCTAAGGACATGCCATTGTCATCCGAGGGCAACCCAAAAGTCAGTGAGAAGACAGTTGGGGTGATTGTCTCCCGGGAAGCTATGACAAGTCGGGTAGAAAAACCTGGTGGGCAAGAAAAAGGCTCCCAAGAGGATGGTCCTGCAGCCACTCAGAGGCCACCCAGCACTGGCGGGGGAAAGGAAACCAGTCATGCGTCACTTCCACAGCCAGAGCCTCCGGgaggaggaaataaaggaaacaaaaatggagataataactcCAACCACAATGGAGAAGGAAACGGCCAGAGCGGGCACTCCACAGGGGGCTCTGGTTTTATAGGCAGAACTGAGCCTAGCAAATCTCCTGGAAGCTTGCGCTATAGTTATAAGGATAGCTTTGGGCCAGCCGTGCCAAGAAATGTCAGTGGCTTTCCTCAATTTCCTACAGGACAAGATAAGGGGGACTTCACTGGCCATGGGGAGCGAAAGGGTAGGAATGAAAAGTTCCCTAGCCTCCTGCAGGAAGTGCTTCAGGgttaccaccaccaccctgacaGGAGATATTCTAGGAGTACTCAGGAGCACCAGGGCATGGCTGGTGGCCTAGAAGGAGCCACAAGGCCTAATGTGTTAGTTAGTCAAACGAATGAATTAGCTAGCAGGGGCCTTTTGAACAAAAGCATTGGTTCCCTATTAGAAAATCCCCACTGGGGCCCCTGGGAAAGGAAATCAAGTGGCTCGGCTCCTGAAATGAAACAGATCAATTTGGCTGACTATCCAGTTCCCAGAAAGTTTGAAATAGAGCCTCAGTCATCAGCCCATGAGCCCGGGGGTTCCCTTTCTGAAAGAAGATCAGTGATCTGTGATATTTCTCCACTAAGACAGATTGTCAGAGACCCGGGGGCTCACTCACTGGGACACATGGGTGCCGACACCAGACTTGGGAGGAATGAACGTCTCAATCCAAGTTTAAGTCAGTCGGTCATTCTTCCAGGTGGGTTGGTGTCCATGGAAACAAAGCTGAAATCGCAGAGTGGGCAGATAAAAGAGGAAGACTTTGAACAATCCAAGCCCCAAGCTAGTTTCAACAACAAGAAATCTGGAGACCACTGCCACCCTGCTAGCATCAAGCATGAGTCTTACCGAGGCAACGCCAGCCCTGGAGCAGCTACCCATGATTCCATCTCAGACTATGGCCCACAGGACGGCAGACCCACGCCAATGCGGCGAGTCCCTGGCCGAGTTGGTGGTCGGGAGGGCATGAGGGGTCGTTCTCCTTCTCAGTATCATGACTTTTCAGAAAAATTGAAGATGTCCCCTGGGAGGAGCAGAGGCCCAGGGGGAGACCCTCATCACATAAACCCACATATGACCTTTTCAGAGAGGGCCAACAGGAGTTCTTTGCACACTCCCTTTTCTCCCAACTCAGAAAGCCTGGCCTCTGCTTATCACACAAACACTCGCGCTCATGCTTATGGGGACCCCAATGCAGGTTTGAATTCTCAGCTCCATTACAAGAGACAGATGTACCAACAGCAACAAGAGGAATATAAGGACTGGAGCAGCAGTTCTGCTCAGGGAGTGATCGCTGCGGCTCAGCACAGGCAGGAAGGACCCCGCAAGAGTCCAAGGCAGCAGCAGTTTCTTGACCGAGTACGGAGCCCCCTGAAGAATGACAAAGATGGCATGATGTATGGCCCACCGATGGGGACTTACCATGACCCCAGCGGTCAGGATGGTGGGCGCTGCCTCATGTCTAGTGATGGTCTTTCTAACAAAGGCATCGAATTGAAGCACGGCTCCCAGAAGTTACAACAAGAATCTTGTTGGGATCTTTCTCGGCAAACTTCTCCAGCCAAAAGCGGCGGTCCTCCAGGAATGTCCAGTCAGAAAAGGTATGGACCACCCCATGAGACCGACGGACATGGGCTAGCTGAGTCTACACAGTCATCCAAACCTAGTAATGTTATGCTAAGGCTTCCAGGTCAAGAGGATCATTCGTCTCAAAACCCCTTAATCATGAGGAGGCGTGTCCGTTCTTTTATCTCTCCCATTCCCAGTAAGAGACAGTCACAAGATGTGAAGAACAGTAACGCTGAAGATAAAGGGCGCCTCCTTCACCCATCAAAAGAAGGTGCTGATAAAGCCTTCAATTCCTATGCCCATCTTTCTCACAGCCAGGAGATCAAGTCCATCCCTAAGAGAGAATCCTCCAAGGACCTTCCAAGTCCAGATGGTAGAAACTGCCCTGCTGTTACCCTCACAAGTCCTGCCAAGACCAAAATACTGCCCCCACGGAAAGGACGGGGGTTGAAATTGGAAGCTATCGTTCAGAAGATCACATCCCCAAACATTAGGAGGAGTGCATCCTCGAACAGTGCGGAGGCTGGGGGAGACACGGTTACTCTGGATGACATCCTGTCTTTGAAGAGCGGCCCTCCCGAAGGCGGGAGTGGTGCTGTTCAGGATGCCgagatggagaagagaaaaggTGAGGTGGTGTCTGACCTAGTCTGTCCAACAAACCAGGAGTTGAGCGTAGAAAAGCCTCTTGCACGATCTTCGGAGGAGTGGCGTGGCAGTGGGGATGACAAAGTGAAGACCGAGACACACCCAGACACGGCCACTGCTGGAAAGGAACCCCCTGGTGCCATGACATCCGCAACCTCACAGAAGCCTGGGAGTAACCAAGGGAGACCAGATGGTTCCCTGGGTGGGACAGCACCTTTAATCTTTCCTGACTCAAAGAATGTACCTCCAGCGGGCTCATTGGCTCCTGAGGCAAACCCCAAGGCTGAAGAGAAAGAGAACGATACAGTGACCATTTCCCCCAAACAGGAGGGTTTCCCCCCAAAGGGTTATTTCCCATCAGGAAAGAAGAAGGGGAGACCCATTGGTAGTGTgaataagcaaaagaaacaacagcagccaccacctccaccccctcaGCCCCCCCAGATACCAGAAGGTTCTGCAGATGGAGAGCCAAAGCCAAAAAAGCAGAggcaaaggagggagagaaggaagcctGGGGCGCAGCCAAGGAAGCGGAAAACCAAACAAGCAGTTCCCATCGTAGAGCCCCAAGAACCTGAGATCAAGCTGAAGTATGCCACTCAGCCACTGGATAAAACTGATGCCAAGAACAAGTCTTTTTTCCCTTATATCCATGTAGTAAACAAGTGTGAACTTGGAGCCGTTTGTACAATCATCAatgctgaggaagaagaacagaccAAATTGGTGAGGGGTCGGAAGGGTCAGAGGTCCCTGACCCCTCCACCCAGCAGCACTGAAAGCAAGGTGCTCCCAGCTTCATCCTTTATGCTGCAGGGACCTGTCGTGACAGAGTCTTCTGTTATGGGGCACCTGGTGTGCTGTCTGTGTGGCAAGTGGGCCAGTTACCGCAACATGGGCGACCTCTTTGGACCCTTTTATCCCCAAGATTATGCAGCCACTCTCCCCAAGAATCCGCCTCCTAAGAGGGCCACGGAAATGCAGAGCAAAGTTAAGGTACGGCACAAAAGCGCTTCAAATGGCTCCAAGACGGACactgaggaggaggaagagcagcagcagcagaaggagCAGAGGAGCCTGGCCGCCCACCCCAGGTTTAAGCGGCGACACCGCTCGGAAGACTGTGGCGGAGGCCCCCGGTCCCTGTCCAGGGGGCTCCCTTGTAAAAAAGCAACCACCGAGGGCAGCAGCGAAAAGACTGTTTTGGACTCAAAGCCCTCCGTGCCCACCACTTCAGAAGGTGGCCCCGAGTTGGAGTTACAAATCCCTGAACTACCTCTTGACAGCAATGAATTTTGGGTCCATGAGGGTTGTATTCTCTGGGCCAATGGAATCTACCTGGTCTGCGGCAGGCTCTATGGCCTGCAGGAAGCGCTGGAAATAGCCAGAGAGATG